Proteins encoded together in one uncultured Desulfosarcina sp. window:
- a CDS encoding site-specific integrase, whose protein sequence is MNRLTEGNKAYTKRVRHSQLSCFFNFVRNNIDSESVNPCDTPMIRKIYRQKVTSRWEIIEKEIIDEVIFRTAKIRNRLMLELMARGGMRVGEVLKLRLKDIQDQKLTLQAPKSGKEREIVFIPQKVAERLRDYAKQVCKYPEDRIFPISYEAARMIVLKAGKLVGIHLRPHDLRRHSATFASRSGVPIEIVSKVILRHSNLSTTQSYLGTINDVEAIRWIDNIYG, encoded by the coding sequence TTGAACCGTCTCACCGAAGGCAATAAAGCCTATACCAAACGGGTACGGCACTCCCAGCTATCATGTTTTTTTAACTTCGTGCGGAATAATATCGATTCCGAATCAGTAAATCCATGTGACACGCCCATGATCCGGAAAATCTACCGCCAAAAAGTAACATCGCGGTGGGAAATCATCGAAAAGGAAATTATTGACGAGGTTATATTCCGTACCGCAAAAATTCGCAACCGTTTAATGCTCGAACTGATGGCGCGTGGCGGAATGCGGGTTGGAGAGGTATTGAAACTACGTTTGAAAGACATCCAGGATCAGAAACTGACCCTCCAAGCGCCAAAAAGCGGGAAGGAACGGGAAATTGTCTTCATACCTCAGAAGGTAGCGGAGCGTCTCCGTGATTATGCCAAACAAGTCTGCAAATATCCCGAAGACCGCATTTTTCCCATTTCCTACGAGGCGGCACGGATGATCGTACTGAAGGCGGGAAAGCTTGTGGGCATCCATCTCCGTCCGCATGACTTGCGGCGGCATTCGGCAACCTTTGCATCCCGATCCGGCGTACCCATCGAAATTGTCAGCAAGGTCATCCTTCGCCATTCGAACCTTTCGACCACCCAGAGTTACCTGGGAACGATCAACGATGTCGAGGCGATCAGGTGGATTGACAACATTTATGGATAG
- a CDS encoding IS4 family transposase — translation MYQGQTIFSQVMGFLPQNKFRQCVKRYHGNYRVRSFTCYDQLLCMAFAQLTYRESLRDIECCLRAMQDKLYHMGIRGKVARSTLADANEKRDWRIYSDFALTLIHEARKLYIDDDFGLELKDTVYALDASTIDLCLSLFPWARFRRSKGAVKLHTLLDLRGDIPTFIWITDGKVHDVNVLDILVPEPGSIYLMDRAYLDFKRLYELHQCSAIFVTRTKTNTKLRRIYSHKVDKTTCVRCDQTVALTGFYSKKDYPEKLRRVKFFDAEKGRSFVFLTNQFMLPAHTIAELYRYRWRVEIFFKWIKQHLRIKSFYGTSQNAVKTQIWIAISTYVLVAIMKKRLRIDLPLYTILQILSITLFEKMPILQAFTADDYRNKITSGHMQLKLFDS, via the coding sequence ATGTACCAGGGGCAAACCATTTTTTCTCAAGTAATGGGGTTCCTCCCTCAAAATAAATTTCGTCAATGCGTTAAACGTTATCACGGCAATTACCGCGTACGTTCTTTTACATGCTATGACCAACTTCTCTGCATGGCTTTTGCCCAGCTGACCTATCGCGAAAGCCTTCGCGACATAGAATGCTGTTTGCGGGCCATGCAAGATAAGCTTTATCATATGGGCATCCGTGGTAAGGTCGCCCGAAGCACGCTGGCTGATGCGAATGAAAAGAGAGACTGGCGTATCTACAGCGACTTTGCCCTAACCTTGATCCATGAAGCCAGAAAGCTATATATCGATGACGATTTTGGTCTTGAACTTAAAGACACTGTTTACGCCCTGGATGCATCGACAATCGATCTCTGTCTGTCGCTTTTTCCATGGGCTCGATTCCGCAGATCAAAAGGTGCTGTAAAACTTCATACCCTTCTTGATTTGCGAGGGGACATCCCGACATTCATCTGGATCACCGATGGAAAAGTTCATGACGTCAATGTTCTTGATATTCTCGTTCCGGAACCAGGCTCAATCTACCTCATGGATCGGGCCTATCTGGATTTCAAACGACTGTACGAGCTGCATCAATGTTCAGCGATATTCGTAACGCGTACAAAAACAAACACCAAACTGCGAAGGATCTATTCGCATAAAGTCGATAAAACAACATGTGTCCGATGCGATCAGACAGTTGCCCTTACAGGGTTCTACAGCAAAAAGGATTACCCGGAAAAGCTTCGCCGGGTGAAATTCTTTGATGCTGAAAAAGGCAGATCATTTGTTTTTCTTACAAACCAGTTCATGTTGCCGGCCCATACGATTGCAGAGCTTTATCGGTATAGGTGGCGGGTTGAGATTTTTTTCAAATGGATCAAACAGCATCTGCGTATCAAGAGCTTTTACGGCACGTCGCAAAATGCTGTGAAAACTCAAATCTGGATAGCAATATCGACCTATGTTCTGGTCGCCATAATGAAAAAACGGTTGCGGATCGATCTGCCTCTCTACACAATTTTACAGATTTTGAGCATTACCCTGTTTGAGAAAATGCCCATTTTACAGGCCTTCACGGCCGATGACTACAGAAACAAAATTACTAGTGGCCATATGCAACTGAAATTATTTGATAGTTAA
- a CDS encoding ABC transporter substrate-binding protein: MAHKFNFPKKYPWHLIILHIFFLLMGKSAFSETIKIGYFILPPHQYIVNGQSKPTGAAIRYFETVASKVGNTVEWIGPFPLLRLGEKLKSGEVDGTVGFNKFPELERFLQYTRTPMFFARPILVVRKDNSLKQIDSIDDIKGWRIGIISTISGTYTPLIDNHSDKIALEPLGHGAWAESNIKKLIHGRVDAVFERNQFTLPFIAAKMKVNTQIKILYVPDPPTPMYVAFSKASKRHPMLTKKYNTAIAELNLNYEQMAQKEIDKIANK, from the coding sequence TTGGCTCATAAATTCAACTTCCCAAAAAAGTATCCGTGGCACCTGATAATCCTTCACATTTTCTTTCTATTAATGGGCAAAAGCGCATTTTCAGAGACCATTAAGATCGGATACTTCATCCTTCCTCCGCATCAATATATTGTTAACGGGCAATCCAAACCAACTGGCGCTGCAATCAGGTATTTTGAAACCGTGGCATCCAAAGTGGGTAACACGGTCGAGTGGATAGGACCATTTCCACTTTTACGTCTTGGCGAAAAACTTAAATCGGGCGAGGTTGACGGAACAGTCGGGTTCAACAAATTTCCCGAATTAGAGCGGTTTCTGCAATACACCCGCACGCCTATGTTTTTTGCACGACCCATCCTTGTTGTGCGTAAAGATAATTCTTTGAAACAGATTGATTCAATTGATGATATCAAGGGTTGGCGGATAGGAATTATTTCCACCATATCCGGAACATATACCCCCTTAATTGACAATCATAGTGATAAAATCGCCCTTGAACCGCTTGGCCATGGAGCCTGGGCCGAAAGCAATATAAAGAAACTGATTCATGGCAGGGTCGATGCAGTTTTTGAGAGAAATCAATTTACCCTTCCTTTTATCGCTGCAAAAATGAAGGTGAACACACAGATCAAAATCCTATATGTTCCAGATCCCCCGACACCTATGTATGTTGCTTTTTCGAAAGCCTCCAAACGGCATCCGATGCTTACCAAAAAATACAATACAGCCATTGCTGAGCTTAACCTGAACTATGAGCAAATGGCACAAAAAGAAATTGATAAAATAGCCAATAAGTGA
- a CDS encoding transposase: MKKTSIYSDRSQELLALFENAGNASKLMCVPIDYAKKDHLVMFCNGNGEVLRKPFSVKNSPDGVKYLLDQVNRSCRNRHIQSDHVFFGGEDVNSYAENFANTIRAKGWLVANVNAHDAKKQRENLQASTDRLDLMGIATMLLNRRANCCPAQTGVYRNLRTLVRHRKKLVKMKTEVRNRIHTIVDRLFPGFLNERKSGVLPFSNSSLYLMQERFSAPQIRRRQRGALIRNLEKRGTKKAEAVAAKLQEYASQVLTTPDEYTTTLQISLTSHVNHYRCLFEGAQQLANEMAQLLAKTQGAFITSIKGIGIVLAAGVTGEIGDPLAQRSTDQLASYAGIVPKVKQTGGKQGPSKTGHVSKRSNHILKDFVVQSAFHIGRYGPKDLQDDFSRREADGQHADFGIARRFVRITMCMMRTSQVYLPPEMRSTQIKPDRRADYYLAMWPYVRDKWSKANALKVAFAKDQPLGQWRYIVQEIYGIKLKI, from the coding sequence ATGAAAAAGACAAGCATCTATTCGGATCGAAGTCAAGAACTGCTGGCGCTATTCGAAAATGCAGGCAATGCATCAAAGCTGATGTGTGTGCCCATCGATTACGCCAAAAAGGATCATCTGGTTATGTTCTGTAATGGAAACGGCGAGGTCCTCCGCAAACCTTTTTCGGTTAAGAATTCCCCTGACGGCGTGAAGTACCTTCTCGACCAGGTAAACCGTTCTTGCCGTAATCGCCATATTCAGTCTGACCATGTCTTTTTCGGTGGCGAAGATGTCAACTCGTATGCTGAGAATTTCGCCAACACAATTCGGGCAAAAGGGTGGCTGGTTGCCAACGTGAATGCCCATGATGCAAAGAAGCAGCGTGAGAATTTACAGGCCAGCACGGATCGGCTGGACCTGATGGGCATTGCCACCATGCTGCTCAACCGCCGGGCCAATTGTTGCCCGGCACAGACTGGCGTGTATCGCAATCTACGAACCCTAGTTCGCCACCGAAAGAAGCTGGTCAAGATGAAAACCGAAGTCCGTAACAGGATCCATACGATTGTCGACCGACTCTTTCCCGGTTTTCTGAATGAAAGAAAAAGTGGGGTCCTTCCTTTTTCAAACAGCTCGCTATACCTGATGCAGGAGCGTTTCAGCGCACCGCAGATCCGTCGCCGCCAACGGGGGGCATTGATCCGAAACTTGGAAAAGCGGGGAACAAAAAAAGCTGAAGCGGTAGCAGCCAAACTTCAGGAATACGCATCTCAGGTACTTACCACGCCAGACGAATATACCACCACACTTCAAATCTCCTTGACCAGCCACGTAAATCATTACCGCTGTCTGTTTGAGGGAGCTCAGCAACTGGCGAATGAAATGGCCCAACTGTTGGCCAAGACCCAGGGTGCCTTTATAACCAGTATCAAAGGTATCGGCATTGTTCTGGCTGCTGGTGTTACCGGCGAGATCGGCGATCCTTTGGCACAACGATCAACGGATCAACTGGCATCATATGCCGGCATCGTACCCAAAGTGAAACAAACTGGTGGCAAGCAGGGGCCTTCGAAAACGGGCCATGTCAGTAAACGAAGCAACCATATTCTGAAAGACTTCGTCGTGCAGTCCGCATTCCATATTGGTCGTTATGGCCCCAAAGATTTGCAGGACGACTTCAGTCGCCGTGAAGCTGACGGCCAGCATGCTGACTTCGGGATAGCCCGTCGCTTTGTACGTATCACCATGTGCATGATGCGGACATCCCAAGTTTACTTACCGCCTGAAATGAGAAGTACTCAAATCAAACCTGATCGGCGTGCTGATTATTACCTGGCAATGTGGCCCTACGTGCGGGACAAATGGAGCAAGGCCAACGCACTCAAGGTGGCCTTTGCCAAGGACCAACCGTTGGGGCAATGGCGATATATCGTTCAGGAGATCTATGGGATAAAGTTAAAAATCTAA
- a CDS encoding ArsB/NhaD family transporter: protein MHETLMPIVVFLLVYVALTFELVNKAVAALMGVMVLIALHVVSEHQAVEFIDFETIMLLLGMMSIVAILRKTRFFTIVSVRIAEMTQGSPLKVLILFSIVTALMSAFLDNVTTVLIIVPIVIELTAGMGLDPKLYVISQAIISNIGGTATLIGDPPNIIIGSKVGLTFNQFMLNLTLPIVVCAAAAIVYLWATNRDKFKPIDTNLAKLFSVQLLLEKIRYNFLDTKIDALFLTKGLVCLGLAILLFVTQTVTKLSPGVVAMLVAMVLFVITRVDVEEMLEEIEWSTLLFFTGLFILVGVLEEKGVIEWIARNIFMRVGDNPYVIVLTVLWVSGIVSGFLDNIPFTITMIPIVNLMLENNPIPNNILWWALSLGACLGGNLTMIGASANIVSVGMAKRFGQEISFIEFARKSVVITLITLTIASGYLMLYLWISL, encoded by the coding sequence ATGCACGAAACCCTGATGCCGATTGTTGTTTTTTTGCTCGTTTATGTGGCGCTGACCTTCGAGTTGGTCAACAAGGCCGTGGCCGCGCTGATGGGTGTGATGGTGCTGATCGCCCTGCACGTGGTCAGCGAACACCAGGCCGTGGAGTTCATCGATTTCGAAACCATCATGCTGCTGCTGGGCATGATGTCCATTGTGGCGATTCTGCGCAAAACCCGATTTTTCACCATCGTATCGGTGCGCATCGCCGAGATGACCCAGGGCAGCCCGCTCAAGGTCCTGATCCTCTTTTCCATCGTCACCGCCTTGATGTCCGCCTTTCTGGACAATGTGACCACGGTGCTGATCATCGTTCCCATCGTCATCGAGCTGACCGCCGGCATGGGCCTGGACCCGAAGCTGTATGTGATCAGCCAGGCCATCATTTCCAATATCGGCGGTACGGCCACCCTGATCGGCGATCCGCCCAACATCATCATCGGCTCCAAGGTCGGATTGACCTTCAACCAGTTCATGCTCAACCTGACGTTGCCGATCGTCGTGTGCGCAGCGGCCGCCATCGTCTACCTCTGGGCCACCAACCGGGACAAGTTCAAGCCCATCGACACCAACCTGGCCAAGCTGTTCTCGGTACAGCTATTGCTGGAAAAAATTCGCTACAATTTTCTGGACACGAAAATCGACGCCCTTTTTCTGACCAAGGGCCTGGTCTGCCTGGGCCTGGCCATTTTGCTGTTCGTCACCCAGACGGTCACCAAACTTTCTCCGGGCGTGGTGGCCATGCTGGTGGCCATGGTCCTGTTCGTGATCACGCGCGTCGACGTGGAGGAAATGCTCGAGGAGATCGAGTGGAGCACCCTTTTGTTTTTCACCGGCCTGTTCATCCTGGTGGGTGTGCTGGAGGAAAAGGGCGTCATCGAATGGATCGCCCGCAACATTTTCATGCGGGTGGGGGACAATCCTTACGTGATCGTGCTGACGGTGCTTTGGGTATCGGGCATCGTTTCTGGTTTTCTGGACAACATCCCGTTCACCATCACCATGATTCCGATCGTGAACCTGATGCTGGAGAATAACCCCATCCCCAACAATATCCTGTGGTGGGCGCTGTCTCTGGGCGCCTGCCTGGGCGGCAACCTGACCATGATCGGGGCTTCGGCCAATATCGTTTCGGTGGGGATGGCCAAGAGATTCGGACAGGAAATCAGTTTTATCGAATTTGCCCGTAAGAGCGTGGTCATCACCCTGATCACCCTGACGATCGCCTCGGGCTATCTGATGCTTTATTTGTGGATATCGCTATGA
- a CDS encoding DUF6691 family protein, producing the protein MTSQLIYGLVTGILFGFFLQRGQVLRYDKQIGALRLMDMTILKFMLTAIFVGCVGIYLLNDLGLAKLSIKSTVLGATIIGGLIFGIGWGLLGYCPGTSMGAIGEGRWDGLWGLLGMVAGAAVYAESYPLMKRTVLTWGNLGKITLPGILGINHWIVVIVFVLAGIGLFYWFEKKNL; encoded by the coding sequence ATGACGAGTCAGCTGATTTACGGTCTGGTTACCGGGATTCTGTTTGGCTTTTTCCTGCAGCGCGGGCAGGTGCTACGATACGACAAGCAAATTGGTGCCTTGCGCCTGATGGATATGACGATCTTGAAGTTCATGCTGACGGCCATTTTTGTCGGCTGCGTGGGGATCTATTTGCTAAATGACCTGGGCCTGGCCAAACTGTCTATCAAGTCGACAGTCTTAGGGGCCACAATCATCGGCGGTCTGATTTTCGGTATAGGATGGGGCCTTTTGGGATACTGCCCGGGTACATCCATGGGCGCTATCGGTGAAGGACGCTGGGACGGCCTATGGGGTCTCTTGGGCATGGTGGCCGGGGCAGCGGTATACGCAGAAAGCTACCCTTTGATGAAGCGAACCGTCTTGACCTGGGGGAACTTGGGCAAGATCACCCTACCGGGAATACTTGGGATAAATCACTGGATCGTTGTTATAGTTTTTGTGCTTGCCGGAATAGGGCTGTTTTATTGGTTTGAAAAAAAGAACTTGTAA
- a CDS encoding universal stress protein, translating to MLANLFHVFRNTPLGRETLMQSIYFCRTLDLELTIYIPDAVRFMMYFEHEAVQIDLDRSYMNDPETAAERARALAAEDGLKPRFLNPKNRTASTLPDIPTHFAFMSCPRSVSDLSSKIGLGYIGPKVRRIIRTASFPVLMTSPVFKPWKSVSVLFGGSDSALNALRSGIQIARRSGYPLDLFIQLERDEDYYESRIRDAGLEDALNQYCRHQYRFAEGDFSHNLYELPHDALALSGAYGHGLINNLIFGSKMETAQNTLTNNMLVSGPQATVHLN from the coding sequence ATGCTTGCCAATCTGTTCCATGTTTTCAGAAATACCCCGCTGGGCCGGGAAACCCTGATGCAGTCCATCTATTTTTGCCGGACCCTGGACCTGGAATTGACGATCTACATCCCGGACGCGGTTCGCTTCATGATGTATTTCGAGCATGAAGCCGTGCAGATCGACCTGGACCGTTCCTATATGAACGACCCGGAAACGGCGGCGGAAAGGGCCCGGGCCCTGGCCGCCGAAGACGGTCTGAAACCGCGTTTTTTAAACCCTAAAAACCGAACCGCCAGTACGTTGCCGGATATTCCAACGCATTTCGCTTTCATGAGCTGCCCGCGTAGCGTCAGCGATCTATCTTCAAAAATCGGTCTGGGATATATTGGACCCAAGGTCAGGCGAATCATCCGGACCGCCAGCTTTCCCGTACTGATGACATCGCCGGTGTTCAAGCCCTGGAAGAGCGTCTCCGTTCTGTTCGGCGGGTCGGACTCCGCCTTGAACGCGCTGCGGTCGGGCATCCAGATCGCCAGGAGGTCCGGATACCCGTTGGATCTGTTTATCCAGCTCGAACGCGATGAGGACTACTACGAATCGAGGATCCGGGATGCAGGCCTCGAAGACGCGCTCAACCAGTATTGCCGGCACCAATATCGGTTTGCCGAGGGCGATTTCAGCCATAACCTGTATGAATTGCCCCACGATGCCCTGGCGCTTTCCGGCGCTTATGGGCACGGACTGATCAACAATCTAATTTTCGGGAGCAAGATGGAAACCGCCCAGAATACACTGACCAACAACATGCTGGTCAGCGGCCCCCAGGCTACAGTCCATCTGAATTGA
- a CDS encoding toxin, protein MDAITDNANGYQPTDLFTKKLKQVQSSDPAGYQRIRKVIDRLLVEPAQADGKMAGLYNGRFKKYVGRRDYRIIYYWCQLCRKENRRLDKNCDDCQTIPDNSVIFFDLYHKKDQKKFKKM, encoded by the coding sequence ATGGACGCAATTACTGACAATGCCAACGGCTACCAGCCGACCGATCTTTTCACCAAGAAACTCAAGCAGGTCCAATCAAGCGATCCGGCAGGCTATCAGCGCATCCGCAAGGTAATCGACCGCTTGCTGGTGGAGCCGGCTCAAGCCGACGGCAAGATGGCCGGACTGTACAACGGACGCTTCAAGAAATATGTGGGCCGCCGGGATTACCGGATCATTTACTACTGGTGCCAGTTGTGCCGCAAGGAGAACCGCCGACTCGACAAGAACTGCGACGACTGCCAGACGATCCCCGACAACAGCGTGATCTTCTTCGACCTGTATCACAAGAAGGATCAGAAGAAATTTAAAAAGATGTGA
- a CDS encoding YkvA family protein gives MIVNRTLLAWYNEKIDKKPEYADYILLVPDFFYLLVKLTLDDRVPAIDKAKFAGTLAYIFSPIDFVPEVFFGPLGYIDDLVLACYVLNLYINQKEEANRLVVSELWPGNQDILGTIQSVLQKADKWIGSGALTKLKEVYETISKKK, from the coding sequence TTGATAGTTAACCGGACACTACTGGCTTGGTATAATGAAAAAATAGATAAGAAACCGGAATATGCGGACTACATTCTACTCGTTCCTGACTTTTTTTATCTCTTGGTCAAGCTCACCTTGGATGATCGTGTCCCGGCGATCGACAAAGCTAAATTTGCCGGAACGTTGGCCTATATTTTCAGCCCCATAGATTTCGTGCCGGAAGTATTCTTCGGCCCTTTGGGATACATAGACGACTTGGTTCTGGCCTGTTACGTGCTCAATCTCTACATTAATCAGAAGGAGGAGGCGAATCGGCTGGTCGTAAGCGAGTTGTGGCCCGGGAATCAGGATATTTTGGGTACGATTCAATCGGTATTGCAAAAAGCGGATAAATGGATCGGTTCCGGAGCTTTGACTAAATTAAAGGAGGTTTACGAGACCATTTCAAAAAAGAAATAA
- the istB gene encoding IS21-like element helper ATPase IstB yields MDQLIADRLQDNLKRLKLTQAAEMLETVVAKAESDKDSYLSFLDQLLEEEVAAKEKRRVQTAMKTAGLPSAKTIEEYDFTFHPKLNKKEVMALFDLDFIGKQENVIFLGPPGVGKTHLAISLAIKACHHGFKVYFTTMDTLMRKLKEPQSRHKAYLTSALVVVDEVGYLPIDTKEAYLFFQFVSYRYERSSTLITSNKSFGDWQELFGEQVIATAILDRLLHHCRVVNIKGHSYRLRGHSFSKNDFATVGSSGLADVDGKTENQ; encoded by the coding sequence ATGGATCAACTGATCGCCGACCGCCTCCAGGACAACCTCAAACGGCTCAAGCTCACCCAGGCCGCCGAGATGCTCGAAACCGTGGTCGCCAAAGCCGAGTCCGACAAGGACTCTTATCTGTCTTTTCTGGATCAGCTGCTGGAAGAGGAAGTCGCCGCCAAGGAAAAACGGCGCGTACAGACCGCCATGAAGACCGCCGGGCTGCCATCGGCCAAGACCATCGAAGAGTACGATTTTACCTTTCACCCCAAGCTGAACAAAAAGGAGGTGATGGCCCTTTTCGATCTGGATTTCATCGGCAAGCAGGAGAACGTGATTTTCCTGGGACCGCCGGGCGTTGGCAAAACCCATCTGGCCATATCGCTGGCGATCAAGGCCTGCCATCACGGGTTCAAGGTCTACTTCACCACCATGGACACCCTGATGAGGAAACTCAAAGAGCCCCAGTCCCGGCACAAGGCATATCTGACTTCGGCCCTGGTGGTAGTCGATGAAGTCGGGTACCTGCCCATCGACACGAAGGAGGCGTATCTGTTCTTTCAGTTCGTCTCTTATCGCTACGAGCGATCATCGACGCTGATCACCTCCAACAAGAGCTTCGGGGACTGGCAAGAGTTGTTCGGCGAGCAGGTCATCGCCACCGCGATCCTCGACCGGCTGCTGCATCACTGCCGGGTGGTCAACATCAAGGGGCACAGCTATCGGCTCCGCGGGCACAGTTTTTCAAAGAACGATTTCGCCACGGTCGGTTCCTCAGGGTTGGCCGACGTGGATGGGAAGACGGAGAATCAATGA
- the istA gene encoding IS21 family transposase gives MDIIALHQQGLSQREITKRTGRHRKTVKKYIQNGQTPGYHKAQRRESILAPYYPVINDFLEEDDYRATWIYQRLKQLGYAGGYDTVKIYVRRRKRKRKRQAYIRFETIPGLQGQMDWADFKVADFKGGSFTVYLFVLVLGFSRAMFAMFVDRCTLQSFMDAHIAAFHYLGGIPMEMLYDNMKHVVISRTGGQTVFNVEFMHFTQHYGFKPLACMPYSPWVKGKVERPVDYIRESFWRGYGFTSIEQANRDLLSWLDETANRRKHGTHRQLVDLRWRQEQSSLSPCPASDYDTSIKEYRRVYKDCYISYNASRYQVPPDVVGKKILLKVKDGIIRFYDDDRLLATHREAEEKGSWVTDANITAQILKQRQKAKKKYGRTKGKATRGLVNASLFPQVLYRPLSVYEQIAKGGGTWIN, from the coding sequence ATGGACATTATTGCATTGCATCAACAAGGCCTTTCGCAAAGGGAGATCACCAAACGAACTGGCCGCCATCGCAAGACCGTTAAAAAATATATTCAGAATGGACAAACTCCCGGTTACCACAAGGCCCAACGGCGCGAAAGCATCCTGGCTCCCTACTACCCGGTGATTAACGATTTCCTCGAAGAGGATGATTACCGTGCCACCTGGATCTATCAACGACTCAAACAGTTAGGCTATGCTGGCGGATACGATACCGTCAAAATCTATGTCCGCAGGCGCAAACGAAAACGCAAGCGCCAGGCTTACATCCGGTTCGAGACGATTCCCGGATTGCAGGGGCAGATGGACTGGGCCGACTTCAAGGTCGCGGATTTCAAGGGCGGCAGTTTTACCGTTTACCTGTTCGTCCTGGTCCTGGGATTTTCCCGGGCCATGTTTGCCATGTTCGTTGACCGCTGCACCCTGCAGTCCTTCATGGATGCCCATATTGCCGCCTTTCACTACCTGGGCGGGATTCCCATGGAAATGCTCTATGACAACATGAAGCATGTGGTGATCAGCCGCACAGGTGGGCAGACTGTTTTCAATGTCGAGTTCATGCACTTTACCCAGCACTATGGTTTCAAGCCTCTGGCCTGCATGCCCTACAGTCCCTGGGTGAAAGGCAAGGTGGAACGCCCGGTGGATTACATTCGCGAGTCGTTCTGGCGCGGTTATGGTTTTACCAGCATCGAGCAGGCGAACCGGGATCTTCTCAGCTGGCTTGACGAAACAGCCAATCGCAGGAAGCATGGAACCCACCGGCAGCTGGTGGACCTGCGCTGGCGGCAGGAACAATCCAGCTTAAGTCCATGCCCTGCCAGCGACTACGATACGTCCATAAAAGAGTATCGCAGGGTCTACAAGGACTGCTATATTTCCTATAACGCCAGCCGGTATCAAGTGCCGCCGGATGTGGTCGGCAAAAAGATCCTGCTGAAGGTCAAGGACGGTATCATCCGATTCTACGATGACGACCGGCTGCTGGCCACGCATAGGGAAGCCGAGGAAAAGGGCAGCTGGGTTACCGATGCGAATATCACCGCCCAGATCTTGAAGCAGCGGCAGAAAGCGAAAAAGAAATACGGTCGCACCAAAGGCAAGGCCACCCGGGGACTGGTGAATGCCAGTTTGTTCCCACAGGTGCTTTACCGTCCGCTGTCCGTGTATGAGCAGATCGCGAAAGGAGGTGGCACATGGATCAACTGA
- a CDS encoding YeeE/YedE thiosulfate transporter family protein — MHQVGKENYWSPYIAGACAGLVLVLSVWFTGKYFGASTSFVRSAGLIERIFSAERVSQMDYFVKTAPKIDWQWMFVVGIFIGSLAASGFSGTFKLQAVPDMWHDRFGSGVTGRAIVAFLGGLVAMFGARLAGGUPSGHGLSGLAQLAVSGFIALFCFFIGGMVSANLLYRGGNK; from the coding sequence ATGCATCAGGTGGGTAAGGAAAACTACTGGAGCCCCTATATTGCCGGTGCTTGCGCAGGGCTTGTGCTGGTACTATCGGTCTGGTTCACTGGCAAATATTTTGGGGCATCGACGTCCTTTGTGAGATCGGCGGGGTTGATCGAAAGGATATTTAGCGCAGAACGAGTAAGCCAAATGGATTACTTTGTTAAGACCGCCCCTAAAATCGATTGGCAGTGGATGTTTGTTGTCGGTATTTTTATCGGGTCCTTGGCAGCCTCCGGATTTTCTGGAACGTTTAAGCTGCAGGCAGTACCGGACATGTGGCATGACCGTTTCGGATCCGGTGTTACCGGAAGGGCAATCGTTGCATTTCTCGGCGGCTTGGTAGCCATGTTTGGTGCACGCCTGGCTGGCGGCTGACCTTCCGGCCATGGACTGAGCGGTCTGGCTCAGCTGGCGGTCAGTGGGTTTATTGCGCTGTTTTGCTTTTTCATCGGCGGGATGGTGAGCGCCAATCTCTTGTACCGGGGAGGTAACAAATGA
- a CDS encoding nickel-binding protein, which produces MAKVLVMRYDKGKVPPSAVTDEFKKTLGGALGKYLEENPQVKFNGLYVNEAGTGICDWEAPDAEAVKKFIDSAGGSYDEIIAVDKLL; this is translated from the coding sequence ATGGCAAAAGTATTGGTGATGAGATACGACAAAGGCAAAGTTCCTCCATCCGCCGTGACAGACGAGTTCAAAAAAACCCTCGGTGGGGCGTTGGGAAAGTATTTGGAAGAAAATCCGCAGGTAAAATTTAACGGGCTCTATGTGAACGAAGCGGGCACGGGCATCTGCGATTGGGAAGCGCCCGACGCAGAAGCGGTTAAGAAATTCATCGACAGCGCCGGCGGCTCTTACGACGAAATCATCGCCGTAGACAAACTCCTGTAG